The following is a genomic window from Geminicoccus roseus DSM 18922.
GTCCTGGAGGAAATGGCCGAGCGTCTCCAGCAGGACGTCCGTGCCGACCACCACCGACGGATCCTCGACGAGACGCCTGGAGATCGTGACCCCCAGGTCGCCAGTGGATGCCATCCGGTATGGCGGGCTGAGAACCGGGGCAGCCTGGTGCTGCGCTTCCTTGAACCATCCGCGTGTCCGCGGGTCGAAATCGCTTGGAGATGGCGGCGCGTCTGCAACCGTCTGGCCTTGAGCGTCCCGGAAACGCCAGCTCTGTACCCTGCCCCGGACGGGGTCCTGGTGGATCCTCCGGAATGCATAGGCAGCGTCGGACGGGGCTCCTGTCACCTTCCGCCATGCGCTGCCGGGCTCATCCAGGGCGACACCTTGGCTGAAGCTGCCGTCGCTGCGACCGATATAGATCGAATCGATCTGGGGCAGCTGGTCCAGGGCCTCCTGGGCGAAGGCGATCCGATCCGCATCAGCGACAAGATCCAGGCCCGACACGCTGGCCATCACCGTGACCATCTCCGGTGCGTCCAGGAGATGATCGAACTCGGTACCGATCCGCTCCCCGGCCACCCGCATCTCTTCCAGGGCCATGAGGTGGGCGAGGTGCCGGCCCTGCAGGTAGGTGAACAGGACCAGGGACAGCGCCACCACCAGGAGCAGGCTGACCACCATCACCCCCAGATAGACACTCAGCGGGCGGACCCGGCGCCGGAGGAGCCGTGGCCTCAGTGGCACCGGCCACCCAGCCCGCAAGCCGGCCTTTCCGTCATACCCGCCGCTCGGTCAGGAACAGCTTGACGGCAAGGCCCAGGAAGAACAGGCCGGACAGCCCGTCGAGGGCGACTGTCACCCAGCGGACCCTGGAGAAGCGGTCGACCATCCAGCCGGTCAAGGCGGCGATCCCCATCAGCCAGACGATGCCGATCAGATTCAAGGTCATGCCCAGCACGAAAGTCTGCATGGCGACGCTGCCTCGCAGTGGCGACACGAACTGGGGCAGGAACGCCACGAAGAACATGATGACCTTAGGATTGGCAAGGTTGGTCAGCATGGCGCGGGTGAACACGGTCCAGCTGCCGGGAAGTTCCCGCACGGGCTGGGTGGGATCCGGCTTCTGTCCGCCCTGCCAGTTCCGCCATGCCGCCTTGAGAGCCTGCAGACCGATCCAGGCGAGGTAGAAGGCGCCCAGCCAACGCAGCACGTCGAACGCGGCAGGTGACGCGGCGATCAGGGCAGACACGCCCACCGCCGCCAGGAGGCTGTGGCCGATATTGCCGACCAGAATGCCCAGGCAGGCGGTCAGCCCGCTGCGCACCCCTCCCAGCAGGCTGTTGGCCGCGACGAACATGGTGTCGGGGCCGGGGGTAACCGCCAGCAGCACGGCCGCCCCCAGAAATACCGCGAAGAGTTGTGCCTCGGGGAACATGTCGACCTCAGACCGGCTGGAAAGCGACGGCTTCAATCTCGCAGTGCAGTTGCGGGCTGGCCAGGCCACGCACGATCAGCAGCGTGGCGGCACAGGCATGGCCGTCCATGCGCTGGTCACGGATCTGCCGCCACAGCTTCACGTCGCGCTGGTCGACCAGGAACACCGTGATCTTGACGATGTCGCGAGCGGCCATGCCAGCATGGGCCAGCACGGCGAACAGATTATCCCACATCTGTTCCATCTGCTCTCCGACGCCTTCCGGCACGCTGCCGTCGACCCGGACACCAATCTGCCCGGACACGTGCAGCCATCGCCCAGGCCCGGTCACCAGGGCTCCCTGGCTGTAGGCGGAAGCCGGCCGGTGCACGCCCGCGGGGTCGAAGACTTCGATCATGGGTCCGCTCCTCGATCCACGTCAGATGGAAGCTAAAAAGCCCCCGTCCACGTACAGGCACTGGCCGGTAACGTAGCGCGCGGCGTCCGAGCAGAGGAAGACGGCAGGACCGACCAGATCGTCCAGATCGCCGAACCGGCCCTGCGGTATTTTGGCGAGCATCGCCTGCTGCCAGCCGGGATCGGCATAGAACGCCTCGGTGAGCGAGGTGCGGAAGTAGCCCGGGCCGATCGCGTTGACGCGGATCCCCAAGGGCGCCCATTCGGTCGAGAGAGCGCGGGTCATCCCGAGGAGGCCAGACTTGGAGGCGCCGTAGGGCGTGGCGGTCGGGACACCCACCTCCGAGGTGAGCGAAGCCACGTTCAGAATGACGCCCGACTTCCGTTCGGCCATGCCCTTCGCCACCGCCCGGGCGGTAAAGAAGGCACCCTTCAGGTTCGTGTCGACGATCCGGTCCCACAGAGCCTCGTCGACCTGGAGCGATGGCCGGACCTCTTCCATGCCCGCATTGTTCACGAGCAGGTCGATCCGCCCGGCCTCGTCCAGGAGCCTGGCGATCCCGGCATCGATGTCCGCCACCGAGGATGCATCGACCGGCACGGCCCACGCCTGGCGCCCCTCCGCCTCGATCGCCTGCCTGGTGGCGGCCAGACGCGCCACCTCCCGCCCGGTCACCGCGACGTCGGCGCCTGCCGCGGCCAGACCTCGCGCCAGCGCAGCGCCGATCCCGCGCGAGGCCCCGGTCACCAGGGCGATCTTGCCGGAAAGATCGAACAACGCGTTCATCCTGAACTCCTGGCTGAACTCCTGGGTGGCTCGATCCGATAGACCAGGGCGCGGTACTTGGGATGCAGGCGCTCGCCGATGATCGCACCGCCCATCGATTCGACCAGGCGACGGCTCGGCCCGTTCTGCTCGGCGACCGGATAGAGCAGCCCATCCGGCTTCAGCGTCGCGAAAGCCCACTCGGCCAAGGCGGCGATGGCCTCCCGGCCATATCCCTGGCCATGCTCCGACTCCCGGATCCAGATCCCGAGTTCGGGCAGGCGCTCCTGCATGGCATGGAGCCCGCAGAGCCCGAGAAACCTCCCGTCCTGGAGGTGCCGGATGGCGACATGCATCTCGTGGCCCGCCGCCATCGAGGAGGGCCAGAACGCCACGATCGCTGCGAGTTCCTCCATCGATGCCGGAGGATCGAAGCTGAGGAAGCGGGTCAGCGTCGGCGTGATGGCGGGGAAGATCTCGGTGACGTCGCCGGGCCCGGCCGGCCGCAGGTCCAGCCGTGCGCTCCGAAGGCGGAACGCTGCCGCGGTCACACTGGCCGGTCCAGAAGCTCGCGCAGGACATCCGGGTCCACCGCGCTGCTGGTGAAGGCCTCGCCCAGACGCCGCAGCAGCACGAAGTTGATGGTGCCGTCGGTCGTCTTCTTGTCGCGCCGCATGGCGGTCAGCATGGCGTCCGCAGCGAATCCCTGATTGGTCACCTCGCCGGGCGACACCTTGAGCCCGAGCGACTGCAGGTGGCGGCGCACCCTGCTAGTCGAGCCGGCCGGCAGATGTCCGCTGCGCACCGACAGTTCGGTGGCTTGGACCATGCCGATGCCGACTGCTTCGCCATGGAGCAGGCGCCCGCCATAGCCGGACAGATTCTCGTAGGCATGGGCGAAAGTATGGCCGAAATTCAGCAGCGCACGACCGCCTTTCGTCTCGAATTCGTCGTCGCCGACGATCTCGGCCTTGAGCGTGCAGGAGCGTTCGATGGCATGGGTGCGCGCCTCCTGATCGCCGTCGATCACGCCCTGCCCGTGCTCTTCCAGCCAGGCGAAGAATGCCTCGTCGCGGATCAGCCCGTACTTGGCGACCTCGGCATAGCCGGCCCGCAGTTCGCGCACCGGAAGGGTGTCGAGGGTGGTAGGATCGATCAGCACCACCCGCGGCTGATGGAAGGCCCCGACCAGGTTCTTGCCGGAACGGGCGTTGATGCCGGTCTTGCCACCGACGCTGCTGTCGACCTGCGCCAGCAGCGTGGTCGGCGCCTGAACGAAGGGCAGGCCACGCAAAAGGATGGAGGCGGCGAATCCCGCCAGATCGCCGACCACCCCTCCCCCAAGCGCCAGGATCGCGGTCTTGCGGTCGATGCCAGGCTCCAGCACCGCCTCGCAGACCCGTTCCAGCACCGCCCAGCTCTTGCTGCCCTCCCCCTGCGGCACGGTCACCGTACGGAAGGACAGGCCGGCTTCGGCCAATGAGGCCTCCAGTCGGGCCAGGTGCGGCGTTCCGGCCATCGCCTCGTCGGTGACGACCACCAGTCTTCTCGAGGGCAGGAGTTCGCGGATCTCGTGCCCGGCCCGGTCGAGCAGACCAGCGCCGATTTTCACGTCATAGGCGCGCGTGCCCAGGGGGACATGGACAGTTCGGGTCATGCAAGTACTCCTGCGTCGACCAGACGCCGGACGAGGTCGAGGACGAGCATGTCGAGCGGCTGGTCGCCCGTGTCCACGGTCATGTCCGCCTTGGCATAGAACGGATGGCGCCGTTCCATCAGGTCGGCCAGGATCGCCCTGGGATCGCCGGCATCCAGAAGCGGCCGCGTCCCTTTCTTGCGGCCGGTGCGGGCCACCAGGGTGTCCAGGTCGGCGCGCAGCCATACCGAGAAGCCCCGGGCGGCCACCCGCTCCTGCGTGAGCGGATCGATGAACGCGCCCCCGCCCAGGGCCAGGAAATGCGGCGTCCCGATGAGGAGGCGAGCGATCACCCGCCGCTCGAGCGCCCGGAATTCTGCCTCGCCGTGGCCGGCGAAGATGTCCGGGATCGACATGCCGGCTGCCTCGACGATGGCATCGTCGGCATCCATGAACGGAGCCTCCAGCAGCGTCGACATCCGGCGGCCGACGGCCGACTTGCCAGCGCCCATCAGGCCGACCAGCACCACATGACGGGTCAACTTCAGCTTGTGCAGAGCGATGAGGTCGAGATTCGGAGCGGCTTCTTGGCGCGCTTCGTGGTTGGTCATTTCGTGTCAACGTTGAACGGGCGGGACGTCGCCGATATAAACCGGCTGGCGTCGTGTCCGGCAAGCCCGGGGTGGACGAAAATCCGAAGGCCTGGGTTGTGAAGCGGAGCGATGGCTGCACTAGTTCGGGCGCTGATCGTGATCTTGCTGGCGGGGATCCTGGGCGGGGTGGCCTTCCTGATGTTCTGGGACGTCCCTGCCCCCCGCCAACCGGTCGAGGTCCTGATCCCGGACGACAGGCTGGCCAATTGACCATGCGGGCGGCCCTGCTCGCCCTGGCGCTGTCCCTTGGCGTGACCGCCACGTCCCATGGCCAGCCGAGACCCCTGTTCCAGGACCAGGAACCGGATATACCGACAGTCCGGGTTCCGGCCGTTCCGGACATCGTCGTCCGGGAACTGCATGCCCCGACCGCGGATGCCGCCGGGGCCGGTTCGGCCACCGACCTGTCGGATGGCTGGGGTGACACCTCCCCGGAGATGGTCATGGCGGCGCTGAACAGGCTGCCGCCCGAGCCGTTGAGCCGGCGCGCGCGCGACCTGCAGGTGGCGCTCTTGCAGTTGCCTACGCCGGAAAGCCAGCCTCCCGGAGCCCTGCTCGACCTGCGCTTGCGTCAGCTGATCCGGCTCGGCCAGACAGCGGAAGCCCGCTCCCTGGCCGACGAGGCGGGGTTCTCCGCCTTGCGCACCCCCACTCTCGCCCCTGCGGCAGCTGGCCTGGCCCTTGCCGAGGGCAACGACCACGATGCCTGCGAACTTGCGCGCCATGGAGATGGGTTCACGCCGGGCCTGGGCGAGATCAACCTGTTCTGCGCGATCCGGCAGGGCGACCTGGATACCGCCCTCGTGCTGTTCAATGCGCTCGGGGAAACCGACAGCCTGCGTACCCAGCCGTTCGCTGCCCTGGCAGCCGTGGCGCTCGGCTTTGGTACCGTCCAGGAAGTGGAGTGGAGCGCGCCGGCTCAGCCCGTCGACCTCGCCTTGACCGAGCATCTGCAGATCCCGGTCCCGGATGAAGCCCTCGCCTCAGCCAGTCATGCAGCCCTTCGGCGGGTGGCGCAGGATCCGGTCAGCAGCCCGAGCCTGCGCGCCCAGGCGCGCGCTTGGATCGCCACGCTTGAGGGACGACCGACCACCGTTGGTCCCCAGGCCGACCGTCTCCGCGCGATCGGCGACCCGAGCGAGCGGGCACGAGCGGTTGTCGCGCTTTGGCAGTCGACGGAGGACCCGGCGGCCCGGCTGGACCTCCTACCCCAGCTGGCGCCGCTGGTGGCGGCGATCGCGCCGCGGGTCGCGCTCGCCCCGGAGGCGCCCACGCTGGCCGCCATCCTGGTCGCTGCGGGCGAAGAGGGCGCTGCCCTTACCTGGTTCGACATGCTGGAGACCCAGCGCCAGGGCGGGCGAGACGCCGCCGACCGCACGGCCGTGCTGATGATCCTCGCCGGGCTGATCGACCCCTCGCGCATGCCGGCCTCGCCGGCAGGCCTGTATGATCCGGTGGATGCGGCATGGTTGGCGGCAGGACTGGCCGGCCAGGGTATCGAGCTTTCCGCTCCCTGGCAGAGGATCCGACATGATCCCGGTCCGGCCACGGCCGGCGCACCTGCCCTCGACCTGGCCCGGGGATTGGTGGATCTGGAAAGCC
Proteins encoded in this region:
- a CDS encoding shikimate kinase encodes the protein MTRHVVLVGLMGAGKSAVGRRMSTLLEAPFMDADDAIVEAAGMSIPDIFAGHGEAEFRALERRVIARLLIGTPHFLALGGGAFIDPLTQERVAARGFSVWLRADLDTLVARTGRKKGTRPLLDAGDPRAILADLMERRHPFYAKADMTVDTGDQPLDMLVLDLVRRLVDAGVLA
- a CDS encoding GNAT family N-acetyltransferase, with protein sequence MTAAAFRLRSARLDLRPAGPGDVTEIFPAITPTLTRFLSFDPPASMEELAAIVAFWPSSMAAGHEMHVAIRHLQDGRFLGLCGLHAMQERLPELGIWIRESEHGQGYGREAIAALAEWAFATLKPDGLLYPVAEQNGPSRRLVESMGGAIIGERLHPKYRALVYRIEPPRSSARSSG
- the aroB gene encoding 3-dehydroquinate synthase, whose amino-acid sequence is MTRTVHVPLGTRAYDVKIGAGLLDRAGHEIRELLPSRRLVVVTDEAMAGTPHLARLEASLAEAGLSFRTVTVPQGEGSKSWAVLERVCEAVLEPGIDRKTAILALGGGVVGDLAGFAASILLRGLPFVQAPTTLLAQVDSSVGGKTGINARSGKNLVGAFHQPRVVLIDPTTLDTLPVRELRAGYAEVAKYGLIRDEAFFAWLEEHGQGVIDGDQEARTHAIERSCTLKAEIVGDDEFETKGGRALLNFGHTFAHAYENLSGYGGRLLHGEAVGIGMVQATELSVRSGHLPAGSTSRVRRHLQSLGLKVSPGEVTNQGFAADAMLTAMRRDKKTTDGTINFVLLRRLGEAFTSSAVDPDVLRELLDRPV
- a CDS encoding SDR family NAD(P)-dependent oxidoreductase, which codes for MNALFDLSGKIALVTGASRGIGAALARGLAAAGADVAVTGREVARLAATRQAIEAEGRQAWAVPVDASSVADIDAGIARLLDEAGRIDLLVNNAGMEEVRPSLQVDEALWDRIVDTNLKGAFFTARAVAKGMAERKSGVILNVASLTSEVGVPTATPYGASKSGLLGMTRALSTEWAPLGIRVNAIGPGYFRTSLTEAFYADPGWQQAMLAKIPQGRFGDLDDLVGPAVFLCSDAARYVTGQCLYVDGGFLASI
- a CDS encoding RidA family protein; the encoded protein is MIEVFDPAGVHRPASAYSQGALVTGPGRWLHVSGQIGVRVDGSVPEGVGEQMEQMWDNLFAVLAHAGMAARDIVKITVFLVDQRDVKLWRQIRDQRMDGHACAATLLIVRGLASPQLHCEIEAVAFQPV
- a CDS encoding LysE family translocator — translated: MFPEAQLFAVFLGAAVLLAVTPGPDTMFVAANSLLGGVRSGLTACLGILVGNIGHSLLAAVGVSALIAASPAAFDVLRWLGAFYLAWIGLQALKAAWRNWQGGQKPDPTQPVRELPGSWTVFTRAMLTNLANPKVIMFFVAFLPQFVSPLRGSVAMQTFVLGMTLNLIGIVWLMGIAALTGWMVDRFSRVRWVTVALDGLSGLFFLGLAVKLFLTERRV